A region of Panicum virgatum strain AP13 chromosome 8N, P.virgatum_v5, whole genome shotgun sequence DNA encodes the following proteins:
- the LOC120686478 gene encoding disease resistance protein Pik-2-like, whose product MADLVLGLAKSAVEGTLTAAKSAIEEEEKLKKGMQRDLMLISDEFEMMHSFLNVAKDRAADAMVRTLVRQVRNMALDVEDCIESLVLMDIKSQWWRRRLLPLCMLAAAPAEPLDNAVTAIELLKSRVEAMGQRNERYRHIGGSSSKHTEKTHQQADATAVGILFEARETKMKQGSPRDLIELINNIDHVLPLQVISLWGAVGDLGVSSIIKKTCDNEEIYEKFRYRAWVKLMHPFNPHEFIRSLLAQFHTNYCRQQGSSVDFVKLADVMKATEGALMDEFMKQVSDQRYLVFLENVSCMIDWEAVRAYLPDKKNGSCIIVHTQQLEVASLCVGQSHKVLELEQFSAEHSVCAFFNENKRSSPGGLIELINKKDHALPLQVFGAVGDIGMESIMKRICEDDPEICKSFRCRAWVKLMHPFHPHEFIRSLLAQLYTNYCPRHGSAVDFLKLNGTMMDTEGVLIEFVKQLMSHHRYLVFLEDLSSADDWKAVSEYLPDQNNGSCIVVHTQDPEVASLCVGQPHRELELDQSSAEHTVRVFFNEASTSRWSSWPSDPSPADIEQAKILLHKCGGLPQVIVAVGNFMAEGWSIDNDDNFMGTLETHPAFGSLRGLFDWVHSYFHSCEDLLKPCIFYLSIFPVNHKIRRSRLVRRWIAEGYSRDTKERTAEENAEESFLDLCKLNMIQVPGSTSLSYFMRMPLCQVNGFFREYIISRSMEENLVFELEGHCSVNSQHTGRHLTIGSTWDRDMSVYGSIDFSRLRSLTVFGEWESFFISDKMRIVRVLDLEDTSSVTDGDLEQMVKLLPRLKFLSLRGCKEITRLPDSFGALRQLQTLDIRHTSVVTLPASTTKLQKLQHIRAGTTVQLDDDTSIVDSLAPPQPETAVTSTLSMSRLRRAATLVLPELWTHRGRLLPDSHNGGVVVPRGIGKMTALHNISVIDVSVASGSAILEELKNLTQLRKLGVSGVKRENCKELCCAISDHAHLESLSLWLGTNQAGCLDAISPPPKKLESLKLYGQIDKLPPWIKLLSNLRKLKLRLTMIRQHEVDLLKDLTSLNILCLSFKEFEYGELRFRGGTSFRQLWVLEIACNSRLQSVTFGDHVMPRLEVLKIRCCNNVPTLNFSGLEKLQILREVLLKGSYDNKVEQDMRSQLGKHQNKPGFKVEPRSNSS is encoded by the exons ATGGCGGACCTTGTTCTTGGGTTGGCCAAGTCGGCGGTGGAGGGGACGCTGACTGCTGCCAAGTCAGCGattgaggaggaggagaagctcaagaagggTATGCAGCGCGACCTGATGCTTATCTCCGACGAGTTCGAGATGATGCATTCGTTCCTCAACGTTGCCAAGGATCGTGCCGCTGACGCAATGGTAAGGACCTTGGTAAGGCAGGTCCGCAACATGGCCTTAGATGTGGAGGACTGCATCGAATCTCTTGTCCTCATGGATATCAAGTCCCAGTggtggcgccgccgcttgcTACCACTCTGCATGctagcagcggcgccggctgaGCCACTGGACAATGCAGTTACTGCTATAGAGTTGCTGAAGTCCAGGGTTGAAGCCATGGGCCAGAGAAACGAGCGCTACAGGCACATCGGTGGCTCCAGCTCCAAGCACACTGAGAAGACGCATCAGCAGGCCGATGCAACAGCAGTGGGTATCCTCTTCGAGGCGAGGGAAACCAAGATGAAGCAAGGGAGCCCAAGAGATCTCATCGAGTTGATTAACAACATAGACCATGTCCTTCCACTTCAAGTGATTTCATTATGGGGTGCAGTAGGCGATCTTGGGGTGTCATCCATCATCAAGAAGACCTGTGACAATGAAGAAATCTACGAAAAATTCAGGTACCGTGCTTGGGTGAAGTTGATGCATCCCTTCAATCCCCATGAGTTCATCCGAAGCTTGCTGGCTCAATTCCACACAAACTATTGTCGGCAACAAGGAAGTTCTGTAGATTTCGTCAAACTGGCGGATGTGATGAAAGCTACAGAAGGCGCACTCATGGATGAGTTCATGAAGCAAGTGAGCGATCAGAGGTACCTAGTCTTCCTTGAAAATGTGTCCTGCATGATTGACTGGGAGGCAGTCAGGGCATACCTACCTGACAAGAAAAATGGGAGCTGCATCATCGTGCACACACAGCAGCTCGAAGTAGCAAGCTTGTGTGTCGGACAATCACACAAAGTATTGGAGCTGGAGCAGTTCTCAGCTGAACATTCTGTTTGtgcctttttcaatgag AATAAGCGTAGCAGCCCAGGAGGTCTGATTGAGCTGATCAACAAGAAAGATCATGCCCTTCCACTTCAAGTGTTTGGAGCAGTAGGCGACATTGGGATGGAATCCATCATGAAGAGGATCTGTGAGGACGACCCAGAAATCTGCAAAAGTTTCAGGTGCCGTGCTTGGGTTAAACTGATGCATCCCTTCCATCCCCATGAGTTCATCCGGAGCTTGCTGGCACAACTTTACACAAATTATTGTCCACGACATGGAAGCGCCGTAGATTTCCTGAAACTGAATGGTACAATGATGGATACGGAAGGCGTACTCATCGAGTTCGTGAAGCAACTGATGAGCCATCACAGATACCTAGTCTTCCTGGAAGATTTATCGAGCGcggatgattggaaggccgtCAGTGAATACCTACCTGACCAGAACAATGGCAGCTGCATCGTCGTACACACCCAGGACCCTGAAGTTGCTAGCTTGTGCGTCGGACAGCCACACAGAGAATTGGAGCTGGATCAATCCTCAGCTGAACATACAGTTcgtgtctttttcaatgag GCATCTACGAGTCGTTGGAGTAGCTGGCCTTCTGACCCGAGCCCCGCGGACATTGAGCAAGCAAAAATTCTCCTACACAAGTGCGGCGGACTACCCCAAGTGATTGTTGCTGTAGGCAACTTCATGGCTGAAGGATGGAGCATCGACAATGATGACAACTTTATGGGGACGTTGGAGACCCACCCAGCATTCGGTAGTTTAAGGGGTCTGTTTGATTGGGTCCATTCATACTTCCATTCTTGTGAAGATTTGCTGAAGCCCTGTATCTTCTATCTGTCAATCTTCCCTGTGAACCACAAAATTCGGCGGAGCCGTTTGGTGCGACGGTGGATTGCGGAAGGTTACTCCAGGGACACCAAAGAAAGGACCGCTGAGGAGAATGCAGAGGAGTCCTTTCTCGACCTCTGCAAGCTAAACATGATCCAGGTGCCGGGATCCACAAGCCTGTCCTATTTCATGAGGATGCCCTTGTGCCAAGTCAATGGTTTCTTCCGTGAGTACATTATCTCACGGTCGATGGAAGAGAACCTCGTGTTTGAATTGGAGGGGCACTGCAGTGTGAATTCGCAACACACAGGACGGCATCTCACCATAGGGAGCACCTGGGACAGAGACATGAGTGTGTATGGGAGCATCGACTTCTCGCGGCTGCGGTCACTCACGGTTTTTGGTGAGTGGGAGTCCTTCTTCATCTCTGACAAGATGAGGATAGTCCGGGTGCTGGATCTGGAGGACACATCATCAGTGACAGATGGTGACCTCGAGCAGATGGTCAAGCTGCTGCCTCGCCTCAAGTTCCTCTCCCTAAGAGGATGCAAAGAGATCACTCGTCTCCCAGATTCCTTTGGTGCCCTGAGGCAGCTTCAGACTCTGGATATCAGACACACCTCGGTTGTCACGCTCCCAGCAAGCACCACCAAGCTACAGAAGCTGCAGCATATTCGTGCCGGTACTACTGTACAACTAGATGATGACACCAGCATTGTTGACAGCCTAGCACCGCCGCAGCCAGAAACAGCAGTGACTTCAACACTGTCGATGAGCAGGCTTCGTCGTGCTGCTACTTTGGTGTTGCCAGAGTTGTGGACACACCGCGGACGGCTGCTTCCTGACTCTCATAATGGTGGCGTTGTGGTGCCTCGAGGGATCGGGAAAATGACGGCCTTACACAATATCAGCGTCATCGACGTCAGTGTTGCAAGTGGGTCAGCTATCCTGGAAGAGCTCAAGAACCTTACCCAATTGCGCAAGCTTGGAGTGTCTGGCGTCAAACGGGAAAACTGTAAGGAGTTGTGTTGTGCCATCTCAGATCACGCCCATTTGGAATCCTTGTCACTGTGGCTCGGCACGAATCAAGCTGGCTGCCTGGATGCCATTTCCCCGCCTCCCAAGAAACTGGAGAGCCTCAAGCTATACGGACAAATAGACAAGTTGCCGCCATGGATCAAGCTGCTGTCCAATCTCAGAAAATTGAAATTACGGCTGACTATGATAAGGCAACATGAGGTGGATCTCCTCAAGGACTTAACAAGCCTAAACATTCTGTGTCTTTCTTTCAAGGAGTTTGAATATGGCGAGCTCCGGTTCAGGGGGGGGACAAGTTTCCGGCAGCTCTGGGTCCTTGAGATTGCTTGCAACTCAAGGTTACAGTCTGTTACATTTGGGGATCATGTAATGCCTAGGCttgaggtcctgaagatccgcTGCTGTAATAATGTGCCAACCTTGAACTTTTCAGGGCTAGAGAAGCTACAAATTCTCAGGGAAGTCTTACTTAAAGGATCCTATGATAACAAAGTGGAGCAAGATATGCGGAGCCAACTTGGTAAGCATCAAAACAAGCCTGGTTTCAAGGTGGAACCACGTTCGAATTCGTCCTGA